Sequence from the Catenuloplanes indicus genome:
TCCGCGCGGGTGGCCGGTTCCGGTCGCCAGACCGGCTCGCCGCGGTCGCGCAGCAGGCCCAGGCGGAGCAGCTGCCAGACCGCGGCCAGGAACGGGCACGCCCACAGCCGGCCGGTCTTGCGCTCCTGCCAGATCTCCACGTCGACGTAGATCGAGTGGTTCTTCACCGCGTTCTGCCGGGGCGGCTGCCAGCCGCGGGCCGCGTCCATCGCCTCGGACGCGGCGGCGCCGGTGGACGGCGGCTCGCCGTTGGAGAGCCAGCCGCTCTGGTGCGTGGGCGGGCGCGAGCCGTTCGTGCCGCGCGGCGGGTCGGCGACCAGCCGGCTCTCCACGATCCGGGCCACCTCGACGCCGTCCGTGGTCGCGCAGGCAGACTCGCGCGCGATGTAGTCGATCCGCAGGCCGGCCTCGTCCGCGGCGGCGGCCAGCTCCGGTATCACGTCGGCGGGCGAGCCGAACGGCGCGAAGTAGTCGTCGATCAGAAAGCAGGTGCTGATCCGGCTGGCCTGGCCGGGGCGGCTGTCCGCCTCCACCCGGCGCAGCGCGTCCGCCCACGGCCGGACCCGCCGGAACTGGGCGCGCAGTCGTTCCGGCCCGGCCGCGAAGTCCTCCATGTAGAGATGACCCAGCTCGATCGACAGGTGGGCGAGCGGCGTCGACCGTACCCTCGGGGTCGCGGTGGTCTCCGTGTAGGTCACCTCCGGGACGGTCACAGGCCCTCCCAGGCGTCGTCGTCGACGATCTTCTTCGCGAGCTTGTCCAGCGCGTCCACGGTCTGCTGGTTGGCCGCGTGCCGCTGCCACACGTCGCCGTCGGTGAGCAGCTGCTCGCGCCACTGCAGCACCGGGTCGAGCGGGATCTGGCCGAGCATCAGCGTGCGCCCGACCCGTTCCCGGGCGGCCTGCCGCTGCAGCTCCTGGTTGCACGCGTCCACCCAGGCCAGCTGCTCCGGGCGGAGCCCGGCGTAGTCCGGCGACCGTGGGTCGACCACCGCGGTCCGCACGAAACGCACTGAGTTCGCCAGCCGCCGGGGGTCGTGGCCGCGGTCCTCACCGATCCGCAGGATGCCGCGCTCGCCGTAGACCAGGCTGGCCGCGGCGCCGATGTGCTGGCTGGTCCACCGGTGGAAGACCAGCCACCGGTGCCGCAGGTGGGCCAGCTCGGTCCGCGCGGTCGCGGCCAGTGCGATGTCGATCGCGTACGACCGGCCCGCGCTCAGGTCGACCAGGCAGAGGTCGAACTCCTCGTCCAACCGGAGGAACAGCTCCGTGCACCGGTCGACGATCTCGCCGGTCGACGCGAACTCACCGCCACCGGCGTCGCCCGGGAAGAGCATCAGCCGGCCCGCCCCGGCTGGCCGGCTGCGCAGGCTCGGCCGCTGCGACTCGGTCCACACGTTCAGCCGGCGCGGTGACGCGCTCTGGCCGCGCAGGTAGGAGTGCATGCCGTCGTGCGGCACCCTGGCCTGCGCCGCGGAGATCTGGAAGATCGCGCCCGCGGTGGGGGAGCCGAAGTCGAAGTCGAGGTAGCAGGCGTCGCCGCCCTGCAGTGCGTGCCGGTAGACCACGTTGCTGCTGGTCACCGAGCGCCCGGTGCCGCCCTTGTCGGACGTGGCGAAGACGAGCATGTCACACCGGCTCGGCGGTGGCCTCGCGCGCGGCGGCGAGGCGGTCGAGCCGGATCAGCACGTCCTCGGCCAGCGCCTTGGCGCTGCCCGGCCGCTGCCGCAGGATCCGGCGGGCTCGCTGGAGCTGGCGGTTGACCTGCTCCAGCTCGGTGCGCAGCCGCTCGCCGCGCTGCGCGAGGCCGTTGAGCTGTTCCTGGTCGTACAGGTGCTCGGCCTCGATCAGGAGGTCGGCTGCGATGTCGGTGAGCCGCTCACTGCGCGGCGGCGAGCTGCGGATCACCTGGGCGGCCTGGATCAGGCAGTCGACCACGCGTTTCGTGTAGTACCAGGAGGGGAGCATGGGCTTGGCGTCGATGTCGAACACCCGGGACGGGTCGTCCCACAGGTCCGCGGCGCGGTCGTCGGTGAGCCGCCGGTCGGTGAGGTGTGCCCAGACCCGGCCGGCCAGCGACGTGGCGCTCTGCCGGGCCTCGTTGTCGGAGAGCAGCCCGGCCAGGTGCACGGTGCGCTTGAGCAGCACCGGCGCGAAGTCGGACGCGATCCAGCCGAGCTGCGGCCCGCCGGCCTTCTCGCTGCCGACCAGCACGAAGCTCTCACCGGGATGGTGCAGGCGGATCGCCGCGTCGCCCTCGAACGGGCGGCGGGTGATCCGGCTGCGGTTGGCCAGCTCGTCCAGCACGGCGCCGACCCGGGCGAGGTCCGCGTCGGACGCGCGCCGGGTGATCAGGTCCTGCACCACCATGCCGCTGATCAGCAGGTTGAGGTAGTCGGACTCGCGGCCGTCGGTCCCCACCCACGGCAGGTCCTCCAGCGGCCACCGATCGGAGCCGAACGTGCCGACCACCGACCAGTACGACTGGGTGAGGTCCCAGCGCAGTTGCAGCGCCTGCGCGAGGCGCAGCTGGTCCTCGTTGAGCAGGCCGAGCAGCCGGGTGCGCTCGGAGAACAGCGACCGGATCGCGTCCAGCGCGACCACCGTGAAGTACAGGTACGGCTTCGGCTCGGCCACGCCGTCGGGCTGACGGCCGATCGGGTCCGTTCCCTCGATCGGCGGCGCGTTCTCCACCAGCCCCCAGGACCAGCCGCACTCGAACAGCCGGTTCGGGTCGTCGAGCAGGCTGCCCTCCTCGGCACCGGAACCGATGGTGACGTCGTCCCGCAGGCGGGCGTTGATCTCCCGCAGCGAGAGCCGGAGCTCCTCCACGATCTGGCGTTCCGGCAACCGGCCCTGGTTCGTGGTCTTCAGCAGCTGCCGGCCCTGCTCGTCGGTGGTGTCGAAGACGTTGACCGCGAAGCTGCGCAGCAGGCCGACCATGGCCGCGGTGAGCCGGACGCTCGCCATCCGCTCCAGCCGGTCGACCTGCTGCCGCAGCGTCTCCCGGGTGACCACGGCACGGAACGTCTTCGCGAAACCGATGGTCGCGAGCATCAGCGTCACGGAGATCGAGAACGAGTCGACCACGTCCAGCGCACGCTGCTCCGGCTTGATCTCGTCGGCCGTGTGCGGCTCCGCGGCGCTGAAGTACGTGTCCCCGGAGAACAGCGGCGTGCCGTCCGGCGCCGTGTACTTCTCCAGGTACTCCGTGATCAGTGAGACCAGCCGTTTCGGCACCTCGAGGTGATCGCCCAGCGCGGCCAGTGAGCCGATCACGTCGTCCTCGGTCTCGTCCGGCCGGTCGATACGGAACGTGGGCACGTCGGCGGCCGGTGCCATGACGCAGAGCAGCTGCTCCGCGTCGCTGATCGAGTTGCTACCGTCGCGCCCGCCCCAGCGCCACTCGGCGCCGCCACCGGAGTAGCTGGCGAACGCGCGCCAGATCTCCAGGAGGTGCTGGCGAGGTTGGACATCCATCCCGGCTGCTCACTTCCTGTGAGACGCGCTGCCTCTACCTGCGAAACCCGTCACGACGATCATTCCCTTGTAGCCGTCGCGCAGTGTCGTGTCGTCCACCGTGTGCAGATTGACATTATGGGTCAGGCCCGCAAGGCAGCGCTCGATGTCGTTCTCGTCCACCGCCAGCGCGGGAAACTCCAGCGTGCCGACCTTGTAACCCTGCGATTCCTTCATGAAGGCGGCGACGAATGGGGCGGACCGCTTGAGAGACCCCACGAAGTTGCGGGTGGCCCGCTCGAACTCGTGCCGGTTCTGCGTGATCGACTCGGCGACGAAGAACATCGTCCCCATGTCGAACGCGCCGTTCTGCGGCAGCGTGAAGACGTTGCCCGCGACGATCTCGGTGCGATCGCTGATCGCGGTGGACGGATCCGCGATCACGTCGTAGGCCGGGCGGCCGGCCCGCAGCCGCGCGGTGAACTCCGCCCAGCTCGGGCTGGGTGACGCCTGCTGGCGCGCGAGCCAGGCACGGTTCGTGCGGGCGCGCTCGAACAGCGTTACCCGATCGGCCCACGGCAGCATGGACAGCGAGGGGTAGAGGTTCGTTCCGGTGCCGACGTCGATCGCCAGCCCGTGCCGGCGCGGCTGGGCCGAGGAGAAGAACCTGCCGAGATGATCAAGAATCTCGGCGTCCGCCCGGCGCACGCTGTCATAGTTGTGCTTGAAGTACAAGTCAGAGTCGAAAGCGTCCCACGCCCACTCCGCGTTCGACCGAGTCTGCGTATCGGTCATAACCGACTGTAACTCCCTCGTTTTGATCGCGAGTCCCCAACTTGGGATCCGGGTCGACTCCGAGGATGCATGGTGACTCGCTTTTCGATGCCCGGTCCTCGTCGGTGAGCGAGGGCATGTGAGGGATCTTATGGTGCTGTCACTGTGGTGGAGTCGATCGAGTGACCAAATTGGACGGGCCTAGTTATACACCATCTATGTGCGCTTTCGGGGGCATCCGTGAACTCTCGCTGAATCGGGTGTGGCGCACCCCGTCAAGCATGATGGGCGGTGTCCAGCACTCTTAATGCTCCCGAGATTGCTCTTCAGTCGATCAGATCATCCGGTCTACGGTGAAACCGAATCGCCGCACGCCCATCCACTGCGAATGACCTTCGACGATGGGGTGGCCGCAGATGACCGCTCCCCGCCTCCGGACCACCCGCACCTGTCCCTTCGCACCGCCCGAGGAGCACGAGCGGCTGCGCGACCGGGAGACGCCGGCGAAGGTCACCATGCCGGACGGCGAGCAGGCCTGGGGCGCTCGGCCGCCTCGACCACATCCGTGCGATGCTCTCCGACCCCCGGTTCAGCTCCGACCGCCGGCTCCCCGGCTTCCCCTCGCTCACCGAGGACCGCCTGCGGGCCGCGCCCGCCCGCCGTACCCCGCTGGTGATGATGGACCCGCCGGAGCACGGATCGGCGCGGCGGGCCGTGGTCGGGGAGTTCACCGTCCGGCGGATGGAGGCGCTGCGCCCGCGGATCCAGCAGATCGTCGACGAGTACATCGACGCGATGCTCGCCGGGCCGCGCCCGGCCGACCTGGTCGCGGCGCTGTCCCTGCCGGTGCCGTCGCTGGTGATCTGCGAGCTGCTCGACGTGCCGTACGCGGATCACGACTTCTTCCTGGCCGCCTCTGCGACGCTGCTCAGCCTGTCCGCGCCGGCCCGGGAGCGCGCGGCCGCGGCCGAGGCGCTGCACGTCTACCTGGCCGGCCTGATCGCGCGCCGCCGCGAGCACCCGGGCGACGACCTGCTCAGCCGCCAGCTCGCGAAGTCGGACGACATCGAGGCGCTGGTCTCGCTCGGCTTCCTGCTGTTGCTCGCCGGCCACGAGACCACCGCGAACATGACCTCCCTCGGCGTGGTGGCGCTGCTCGGCCACCCGGACCAGCTCAAGGCGATCACCACGGACCCGTCCCGTACGCCGGCCGCGGTCGAGGAGCTGCTGCGCTACCTCACGATCGCGGAGTTCGCCACGTCCCGGGTCGCGCGCGAGGACGTCGAGCTGGGCGGCGTGCTGATCCGCGCGGGCGAGGGCGTGGTCACGCTCGGCAACGCGGCGAACCGGGACCCGGCCGCGTTCCCGGACGGCGCCGACCTGGACGTCGCGCGCGGCGCGAGGCACCACATCGCGTTCGGCTTCGGCCCGCACCAGTGCCTCGGGCAGAACCTGGCCCGCCTCGAACTCCAGATCGTCTTCGACACGCTGTTCCGCCGCGTGCCGGGCCTGCACCTGGCCGTGCCCGCGGACGACCTGTCGTACAAGGACGACGCGACGATCTACGGCCTCTATCGCCTGCCGGTCACCTGGGACGCGGCATGACCTCAGAAGCGTGATGTACCCGCTTCCGGCGGCGCGGGTCCCGCATGCTGCAGATCTGGCACCCGCACCACCGAGCCGGCGGCCGCCGCACCTCACGCCCGAAATATCACGATAGGGGACGAGGCGCCCGGCGGCTCTCCGCCGGCCCGGCGCGAAGGCACCGCCGCCGACCCTGAGTGATCACTCAGTGGCGCGAAAAGGAGATCAAATATCGAAGTTGATCGCCATTTCGCGCCACTGATTGATCACTCAGTCGGGCGGGCGGGATTCCCGCGGATACGGACACTCGAAAGCGTCGCCAGATATGGCGATATTTCGGACGCGGGCTTCGCGCGCGCTCCGAAGCAGCCACTGCGCAGCGCCGCGCCGCGCGGCCCGACGCGGCGCGGCGCGGCGCGTTCGTGTGGTGCTCGGCGCGCGCCCGTGCCAGGCCGGGTCGCACCTTCGGGTCGGGTCGGGTATCCGGGCCGGATCGGGTATCCGGGCCGGGGCCTTCGCGTTGGGCCGGGTATCCGGGCGGGGTCGGGTCTCCGCGCGGGCCGGTCTCCGGGGCGTGCCGTGTGCCTTCGGGGGTGGGGCCTTGCGCCGGTTGCGAGGTATTTCGGCTGGCTGCCTGGGGCGAGGGGTGCAGAGGGAAATGTGGGTGTTTGGGTAGGGCGGGTGGTCAGGTAAGCAGAGCAAAGCGATGACGATGGAGGGCTTACGGCCACAGACCGGCAGGGAGAAACCGCGGCGACGACCGGCGCCCCATGCCACTCGGCCTATTTTGATCTTGAAGCGGATCCGGTGCGGCCACGAGTCCCCGGCCGGCGCAGATGCCGAACCGTGCGGTTCGGCGCGGCAGGGAGCAGACGCGGCGGGGTGCTTTGCAGAACCCATGTCAGAGTCCGTGATCAACTTAAGCTAAGTGTCATCGGGCCCCGGTCGTCGCTGGCGCTCCTGGAGAAGGAACCCGTCAGAGCGGGAACTCGTCGAAGAGCACCACGTCGCCGCCGGTCGCGGTGTCGTAGCGGTAGGAGCGCACCACGCCGGCGGCCGAGTCCAGCAGCGTGAACACGGTGATCTCGTCGCTGGCGACGAACGGCAGCGGCTCGCCGCCGGGCCCGGTCAGCGGCGCCACCGTCGGCAGCACCGGCTCCAGCCCGCCCGGGTCGCCCTGCAGCACGTAGTCCGGCCCGTCCGGCGCGATCCGGGTCCGGCCGGAAAGCTCGTGGTACGCGCCCCACGTGTTGCCCACGTTCGACGTCTCCAGCCAGTTGACGCCGGCGTCGTCACGGAACCGGGCCCACACGTGCGAGT
This genomic interval carries:
- a CDS encoding SCO2522 family protein, whose translation is MTVPEVTYTETTATPRVRSTPLAHLSIELGHLYMEDFAAGPERLRAQFRRVRPWADALRRVEADSRPGQASRISTCFLIDDYFAPFGSPADVIPELAAAADEAGLRIDYIARESACATTDGVEVARIVESRLVADPPRGTNGSRPPTHQSGWLSNGEPPSTGAAASEAMDAARGWQPPRQNAVKNHSIYVDVEIWQERKTGRLWACPFLAAVWQLLRLGLLRDRGEPVWRPEPATRADLPASWHELPAVIQWEPRAAPFTALRTASVLDTRFIEIETAVRVILSQVAVQRDVAEQVATRAAAEGITIPDEVVDRIDYVFTSRA
- a CDS encoding SCO2523 family variant P-loop protein; the protein is MLVFATSDKGGTGRSVTSSNVVYRHALQGGDACYLDFDFGSPTAGAIFQISAAQARVPHDGMHSYLRGQSASPRRLNVWTESQRPSLRSRPAGAGRLMLFPGDAGGGEFASTGEIVDRCTELFLRLDEEFDLCLVDLSAGRSYAIDIALAATARTELAHLRHRWLVFHRWTSQHIGAAASLVYGERGILRIGEDRGHDPRRLANSVRFVRTAVVDPRSPDYAGLRPEQLAWVDACNQELQRQAARERVGRTLMLGQIPLDPVLQWREQLLTDGDVWQRHAANQQTVDALDKLAKKIVDDDAWEGL
- a CDS encoding SCO2524 family protein — its product is MDVQPRQHLLEIWRAFASYSGGGAEWRWGGRDGSNSISDAEQLLCVMAPAADVPTFRIDRPDETEDDVIGSLAALGDHLEVPKRLVSLITEYLEKYTAPDGTPLFSGDTYFSAAEPHTADEIKPEQRALDVVDSFSISVTLMLATIGFAKTFRAVVTRETLRQQVDRLERMASVRLTAAMVGLLRSFAVNVFDTTDEQGRQLLKTTNQGRLPERQIVEELRLSLREINARLRDDVTIGSGAEEGSLLDDPNRLFECGWSWGLVENAPPIEGTDPIGRQPDGVAEPKPYLYFTVVALDAIRSLFSERTRLLGLLNEDQLRLAQALQLRWDLTQSYWSVVGTFGSDRWPLEDLPWVGTDGRESDYLNLLISGMVVQDLITRRASDADLARVGAVLDELANRSRITRRPFEGDAAIRLHHPGESFVLVGSEKAGGPQLGWIASDFAPVLLKRTVHLAGLLSDNEARQSATSLAGRVWAHLTDRRLTDDRAADLWDDPSRVFDIDAKPMLPSWYYTKRVVDCLIQAAQVIRSSPPRSERLTDIAADLLIEAEHLYDQEQLNGLAQRGERLRTELEQVNRQLQRARRILRQRPGSAKALAEDVLIRLDRLAAAREATAEPV
- a CDS encoding SCO2525 family SAM-dependent methyltransferase, with protein sequence MTDTQTRSNAEWAWDAFDSDLYFKHNYDSVRRADAEILDHLGRFFSSAQPRRHGLAIDVGTGTNLYPSLSMLPWADRVTLFERARTNRAWLARQQASPSPSWAEFTARLRAGRPAYDVIADPSTAISDRTEIVAGNVFTLPQNGAFDMGTMFFVAESITQNRHEFERATRNFVGSLKRSAPFVAAFMKESQGYKVGTLEFPALAVDENDIERCLAGLTHNVNLHTVDDTTLRDGYKGMIVVTGFAGRGSASHRK
- a CDS encoding cytochrome P450; amino-acid sequence: MLSDPRFSSDRRLPGFPSLTEDRLRAAPARRTPLVMMDPPEHGSARRAVVGEFTVRRMEALRPRIQQIVDEYIDAMLAGPRPADLVAALSLPVPSLVICELLDVPYADHDFFLAASATLLSLSAPARERAAAAEALHVYLAGLIARRREHPGDDLLSRQLAKSDDIEALVSLGFLLLLAGHETTANMTSLGVVALLGHPDQLKAITTDPSRTPAAVEELLRYLTIAEFATSRVAREDVELGGVLIRAGEGVVTLGNAANRDPAAFPDGADLDVARGARHHIAFGFGPHQCLGQNLARLELQIVFDTLFRRVPGLHLAVPADDLSYKDDATIYGLYRLPVTWDAA